The sequence AAAAAAATAATATGGCGGAACTTCTTTTGCAATCGCTATTGTTAAACTTGAACTGTATACCATGATACAACCAAATATAACGAGAGCTAGCGTCGTAATCAGTATGCCATAATCAAAAAATCGTATGTTTTTTAAGATACCTTTTCTTGTTGAGTCAGGCATTATCATCTTCCATTCTATATTAAAGGATAAAAATAAAATAGAGCACAGCGCACCCTATTTTTTATTTTATAAAATTCATTGAACGATTATTCCTAAAATAAACAATCGCACTAATTTATTTGTTGAATGTCACAGACTCATGTAAACTAGCTAGTTGACGTTCAAGAGTCATCATAATATCTCTACCTTTATCGGCTTCGATTAAACCCACACGAACTGCGAAGTTGATTTCGCGTGATAGTCCGTACATTTGTGTATCTAAGACTTCTTCATAAGCTGGACATTGCGGTAATGTAAGATTATCCATCTGTACTTTTATAAGTTTCCAAATGCGGTTTGCATCGGTTTTCAAAGCATCATATGCTTGACGCTTCATTTCTTTTTCGTTCATCATACGCCACGCCCTTTAGTTTTATTCACTGCACAATACTTTACCTTAGTATAGCATGTTAAAATATTGGGTGCAATTGGAAACAGGCCTCAAAAAAAAAATGATAATAAAATTTTGAAATTTCAACACTTTTAATATATTATAAGATGTATGAGGTGATATTTATGAAAGTTCAATGTGTTCTTTGTGATTCACGAGAAGAAATTGATGATAGCAGTATTGATTCAAAAAAAATAAGAAACCATCCGCTGTATTTATATACATGTCCTAAATGCACTAAACGGATTTCGCAACAGACATTGATTCGGATCAATTCAAAAAATTACGATCCTCACCGTCCTAAAAGCGAATCGTTTTACCGACTATAAAATGCTAACTCCTTGAGCCTATTGTTGAGACTCAAGGGGTTTTTTTATCAAAAAAAAAATCTGAGGAAAATATCCCCAGATGTTTTTACGATACGCTTATTTAGATTTTTTTTGTGCTTTTTCACGTTCGTTTTTGTTCAAGATTTTTTTACGTAAACGAATTGATTCAGGAGTTACTTCACAGTACTCATCATCAGCTAAGAATTCTAATGATTCTTCAAGCGTTAATTTACGTGGTGTTTTGATAACGTTAGTTTGATCTTTG comes from Brochothrix thermosphacta DSM 20171 = FSL F6-1036 and encodes:
- a CDS encoding YlaN family protein, yielding MMNEKEMKRQAYDALKTDANRIWKLIKVQMDNLTLPQCPAYEEVLDTQMYGLSREINFAVRVGLIEADKGRDIMMTLERQLASLHESVTFNK
- a CDS encoding YlaI family protein, which produces MKVQCVLCDSREEIDDSSIDSKKIRNHPLYLYTCPKCTKRISQQTLIRINSKNYDPHRPKSESFYRL